From a region of the Malania oleifera isolate guangnan ecotype guangnan chromosome 12, ASM2987363v1, whole genome shotgun sequence genome:
- the LOC131144312 gene encoding B3 domain-containing transcription factor FUS3-like: MAGVAGKSAAVSVEGEWAAGDSVQMQGSGGGCSQKPIRRRGRPRRNSRSRSTNATSAVDSSGITTEAVQFRPPREINHQMLRFLFHKELKGSDVGVTARIVIPKKAAELHLPPLHSKEGFFLNMDDMDCVQVWSFRFRYWPNNHSRMYVLENTGSFIKAHNLNIGDFIMLYKDEKNEKYVIQAWKTFNPEIYLPCTMINDNLVSLPELDREENYQTNQSNSSSLLSQNYANDSNFAPGAMQMNDAPTEACTSTSYLHHNYPILCDFPMQLACESLPDFPKLDEFPPLDFSIDFDLDFP, from the exons ATGGCAGGAGTCGCCGGAAAGAGTGCAGCGGTGTCGGTGGAGGGAGAGTGGGCCGCCGGCGACTCGGTCCAGATGCAAGGGAGTGGCGGGGGGTGCAGTCAGAAGCCCATTCGCCGGAGGGGCAGGCCCAGGCGTAACAGCAGGTCCAGGTCCACCAATGCCACCTCCGCCGTCGATTCCTCTGGCATTACGACTGAAGCTGTGCAATTTCGCCCCCCACGC GAAATTAATCATCAAATGTTAAGGTTCCTCTTCCACAAGGAGTTAAAAGGCAGTGACGTGGGTGTAACGGCTAGAATCGTAATTCCAAAG AAGGCCGCAGAGTTGCATCTTCCCCCACTGCACTCTAAAGAAGGGTTTTTCCTGAATATGGATGATATGGATTGCGTGCAAGTGTGGAGCTTCAGGTTCAG atattgGCCTAATAATCATAGTCGAATGTATGTATTAGAGAATACTG GGAGTTTCATCAAGGCACACAATTTAAACATTGGGGACTTTATCATGTTGTACAAAGATGAGAAGAATGAAAAATAC GTGATTCAAGCATGGAAGACATTCAATCCTGAGATATACTTGCCATGTACAATGATCAACGACAACTTGGTTTCGCTTCCGGAACTCGACCGTGAGGAAAATTATCAGACAAACCAATCAAATTCCTCATCACTGCTGAGCCAAAACTATGCCAACGACTCAAATTTCGCCCCAGGTGCGATGCAAATGAATGATGCACCAACAGAAGCGTGCACCTCAACCTCCTACCTCCACCACAACTATCCCATCCTGTGCGACTTTCCTATGCAGCTCGCTTGCGAGTCCCTGCCTGACTTCCCCAAACTCGATGAATTCCCACCGCTTGATTTCTCTATTGATTTTGATCTAGATTTCCCGTGA